The Misgurnus anguillicaudatus chromosome 21, ASM2758022v2, whole genome shotgun sequence genome includes a window with the following:
- the arrb2b gene encoding arrestin, beta 2b — protein sequence MGDKAGTRVFKKSSPNCKLTVYLGKRDFVDHLDHVDPVDGVLLIDPEYLKDRKVFVTLTCAFRYGREDLDVLGLSFRKDLFISSFQAYPSLPEERKPLSRLQERLLKKLGQNAYPFNFTIPQNLPCSVTLQPGPEDTGKACGVDFEVRAFCAKTVDEKTHKRNSVRLVIRKVQYAPEKPGPQPMVETTRSFLMSDRSLHLEASLDKELYYHGEPISVNVHVTNNSTKTVKRVKISVRQYADICLFSTAQYKCPVAQVETDDQVSPSSTFCKVYTLTPTLTNNREKRGLALDGQLKHEDTNLASSTIVKDVSNKEVLGILVSYRVKVKLVVSRGGDVSVELPFVLMHPKPSEQPNSRPQSAVPETDVPVDANLIEFETNNISQDDDFVFEDFARLRLKGMKDEEDDHFC from the exons AGTCTTCAAGAAGTCCAGCCCCAACTGCAAG CTCACAGTATACTTGGGGAAAAGGGACTTTGTGGATCATCTAGATCACGTGGACCCTGTAG ATGGGGTGCTCTTGATCGACCCAGAATACCTTAAAGACAGAAAAG TGTTTGTGACCCTGACGTGTGCCTTCCGTTATGGTCGTGAAGATCTGGATGTTCTGGGCCTGTCCTTCCGTAAGGATCTCTTCATCTCCAGTTTCCAGGCATATCCTTCCTTGCCTGAGGAGCGTAAACCACTCAGTCGGCTGCAGGAGAGACTGCTGAAGAAGCTCGGACAGAACGCTTACCCTTTCAACTTCACG attCCTCAAAACCTTCCCTGCTCGGTTACTCTACAGCCAGGCCCAGAAGACACAGGAAAG GCTTGTGGTGTAGACTTTGAAGTCAGGGCATTCTGTGCCAAAACTGTGGATGAGAAGACCCACAAACG GAACTCTGTGCGGTTGGTCATACGGAAGGTACAGTATGCTCCAGAGAAACCTGGTCCTCAGCCAATGGTGGAGACCACACGGAGCTTCCTTATGTCTGATCGCTCCCTTCATCTTGAGGCCTCGCTAGATAAAGAA CTCTACTACCATGGTGAACCTATCAGTGTCAATGTCCATGTCACCAACAACTCCACCAAAACAGTCAAAAGAGTTAAAATTTCTG TGCGACAGTATGCTGATATTTGTTTGTTCAGCACCGCCCAATACAAATGTCCTGTGGCTCAGGTAGAGACCGA TGACCAGGTATCACCCAGCTCAACATTTTGCAAGGTGTATACACTCACTCCCACGCTGACCAACAACCGAGAGAAGAGAGGTCTGGCTCTGGATGGTCAGCTGAAGCATGAAGATACCAACTTGGCCTCCAGTACCAT AGTGAAGGATGTTTCTAATAAGGAGGTTCTGGGAATTTTGGTGTCCTACAGAGTTAAAGTCAAGCTAGTGGTGTCTCGTGGAGG CGATGTGTCTGTGGAGTTGCCTTTTGTCCTGATGCACCCTAAGCCCTCCGAACAGCCAAATTCGAGACCGCAGTCAG CTGTGCCAGAGACAGATGTCCCTGTGGATGCCAACCTCATAGAGTTTGAAACAAA TAACATTTCCCAGGATGATGACTTTGTGTTTGAGGACTTTGCGAGGCTCAGGCTGAAGGGAATGAAAGATGAAGAGGACGACCACTTCTGCTAA